Proteins from one Streptomyces caniferus genomic window:
- a CDS encoding purine-cytosine permease family protein, with amino-acid sequence MTQQQARERAGPPAAAPSTRAVERHGIDPVPDSERHGSPRSLFWPWAASGLSLLSVAYGVYLMGLGLDPWQTIVTGALGYVLSFLLVGLVSVAGTRTGAPTMAIGRACFGTQGNKLPALFSYVSNVGWETVLVALSSLGGSAILTRLAPAAFARADGRTPTTTAQALCFAATAVTVVVVGVFGHALIMRVQRFLTAAITVLTVVYMALMADRIDPTALGKGPAAGLGTCVGGVVFAMTLLGLGWVNCGADYSRYLLRTSSGRAITGWTTLGGVLPPLALLVFGVLLNAGDPELAAAAAADPVGALAGALPTWFLVPYLLTAVGGFVSGAIMDIYSSGMAMLALGIPVRRHLAVVVDGVLMAFGGWYVLFVSPSFFATFQAFLSVIGVAMAAWTAVFLVERWRRRHTGSVPTPVRALGGPAVFSLTVATVVGLGLITSGDPHIAKAVGFLLTDSAARGTLGAMNPGVVVALAVAGALYACTAPLADRFAPGGAR; translated from the coding sequence ATGACGCAGCAGCAGGCACGGGAGCGGGCCGGCCCACCGGCGGCGGCTCCTTCGACGCGGGCCGTCGAGCGCCACGGCATCGATCCGGTGCCGGACTCCGAGCGGCACGGCAGCCCCAGGTCCCTGTTCTGGCCGTGGGCCGCCTCCGGGCTGTCCTTGCTGTCCGTCGCGTACGGCGTCTATCTCATGGGCCTCGGGCTCGATCCCTGGCAGACGATCGTCACCGGGGCGCTCGGCTACGTGCTGTCCTTCCTCCTGGTCGGCCTGGTCTCGGTCGCCGGGACGCGCACCGGCGCGCCCACCATGGCCATCGGGCGTGCCTGCTTCGGGACACAGGGCAACAAGCTGCCCGCCCTGTTCAGTTACGTCTCCAATGTCGGCTGGGAGACCGTACTGGTCGCACTCTCCTCGCTCGGCGGCTCCGCGATCCTGACGCGCCTCGCGCCCGCCGCGTTCGCCCGCGCCGACGGCCGGACTCCGACGACGACGGCGCAGGCGCTCTGCTTCGCGGCGACCGCTGTGACGGTCGTGGTCGTCGGGGTCTTCGGGCACGCACTGATCATGAGGGTGCAGAGGTTTCTGACCGCGGCGATCACCGTACTGACCGTGGTGTACATGGCGCTGATGGCCGACCGCATCGACCCGACCGCCCTCGGCAAGGGCCCCGCCGCCGGCCTCGGCACCTGCGTCGGCGGCGTGGTGTTCGCGATGACGCTGCTGGGCCTGGGATGGGTCAACTGCGGCGCCGACTACAGCCGTTACCTGCTGCGGACGAGCAGCGGCCGGGCGATCACCGGGTGGACCACACTGGGCGGGGTGCTGCCGCCGCTGGCGCTGCTGGTCTTCGGCGTCCTGCTGAACGCCGGTGATCCCGAGCTCGCGGCGGCCGCGGCCGCCGATCCCGTGGGTGCCCTCGCGGGCGCGCTGCCGACCTGGTTCCTGGTGCCGTATCTGCTCACCGCGGTCGGGGGCTTCGTCTCCGGGGCGATCATGGACATCTACAGCTCGGGCATGGCGATGCTGGCCCTGGGCATCCCCGTCCGCCGGCACCTCGCCGTCGTCGTGGACGGTGTGCTGATGGCCTTCGGCGGCTGGTACGTGCTGTTCGTCTCCCCCAGTTTCTTCGCCACGTTCCAGGCGTTCCTGTCCGTCATCGGGGTGGCGATGGCCGCCTGGACGGCGGTCTTCCTGGTGGAGCGGTGGCGGCGTCGGCACACCGGCTCCGTGCCGACGCCCGTACGGGCCCTCGGCGGCCCCGCGGTGTTCTCCCTCACCGTCGCCACCGTCGTCGGGCTCGGGCTGATCACGTCCGGCGACCCCCATATCGCCAAGGCCGTGGGCTTCCTGCTCACCGACAGCGCCGCACGGGGCACGCTGGGGGCCATGAACCCGGGCGTCGTGGTGGCCCTCGCCGTCGCGGGCGCCCTGTACGCCTGTACCGCCCCTCTCGCCGACCGCTTCGCCCCCGGAGGAGCCCGATGA
- a CDS encoding class I SAM-dependent methyltransferase, whose product MTDHHRDHHADRPHEVRAFFAPRAADWDTKFPDDGPAYAAGVAELGLQEGDRVLDAGCGTGRALPALREAVGPHGTVLGADLTPEMLRAAVRAGRDRCAALLLADVTRLPLPDAALDAVFAAGLLSHLPDSAGGLTELARTVRPGGRLALFHPIGRAALAARKGRPVTPDDLRAEPNLRPLLAKCGWELVRYEDCDARYMALAVRRG is encoded by the coding sequence ATGACCGACCACCACCGCGACCACCACGCCGACCGCCCGCACGAGGTCCGTGCGTTCTTCGCGCCACGCGCCGCCGACTGGGACACGAAGTTCCCGGACGACGGGCCCGCCTATGCGGCGGGCGTCGCCGAACTGGGCCTCCAGGAGGGCGACCGGGTGCTGGACGCCGGGTGCGGCACGGGGCGCGCGCTGCCGGCGCTTCGGGAGGCCGTGGGGCCGCACGGGACGGTGCTGGGCGCCGATCTCACGCCCGAGATGCTGCGGGCCGCCGTACGGGCCGGGCGCGACCGCTGCGCGGCGCTGCTGCTCGCCGACGTGACCCGGCTGCCGCTGCCCGACGCCGCGCTGGACGCGGTGTTCGCCGCCGGGCTCCTCTCCCACCTGCCCGACTCGGCGGGCGGCCTCACCGAACTCGCCAGGACCGTACGCCCCGGTGGCCGGCTGGCCCTCTTCCACCCCATCGGACGGGCCGCCCTCGCCGCACGCAAGGGCCGCCCCGTCACCCCCGACGACCTGCGGGCGGAGCCGAACCTGCGGCCCCTGCTGGCGAAGTGCGGATGGGAGCTGGTCCGGTACGAGGACTGCGACGCCCGGTATATGGCGTTGGCGGTGCGGAGGGGGTAA
- a CDS encoding DEAD/DEAH box helicase has product MTSLPAVTPARLSSLSRCAAVFLPSDPPRAGRVAFWRPDGEPVDEAAEPLEVVLPDEGGGVSLCEVPALFLTVAEAVPVLTRARAARGAHPAAAFWGAASVLALQLAARGRLLPGVSPDGYDAWRLGPLDPGDVERLRDLAAAMPPYAHAVPLPDAEPWTLPDPERQVRAFLDAVADGLPRSPGAALVTGAPAFAVRAPQHIPEQRAWAADVAAGHDAGVRISLRVEVRGAEAGSGEVDGDDGAGSADARMTFVAVLQLHSLTDPTLVADAAEVWAGAPSAGQAMGPRARMDTLLALRRAAEVWAPLTPLLSAAVPGALELAEEEVAELLGPAGRALAAAGVQVHWPKELARKLTSRAVVGPPEWDGPQSGLPSLLSADALLSFSWRFAVGGQEIDRSELERLAEAGRPLVRLHDQWVLIDPETVRAARDRPDRKVTPLDALGAALTGSAEAPDGGRVEVEASGWLARLRDRLADPESGGAESVRQPAALTATLRDYQVRGLGWLHRTTSLGLGAALADDMGLGKTITLIALHLHRQSVPGAAGPTLVVCPTSLMGNWQREIEKFAPGTPVRRFHAGRRSLADLADGAFVLTTYGTMRLDAGKLAEVGWGLVVADEAQHIKNPFSATAKALRTLPAEARVALTGTPVENNLSELWAILDWTTPGLLGPLSRFRTRYAQVIEGGAAASPEAGAAAERLARLVRPFLLRRRKSDPGIAPELPPKTETDRAVALTREQAGLYEAVVREGLDEIAGTDGFARRGLVVKLLTSLKQICNHPAQYLKENGPADGDRAGAVRIAGRSGKVELLDELLDAVLAEGSSVLVFTQYVQMARLLERHLAARGVPTQFLHGGTPVARREEMVQRFQDGAVPVFLLSLKAAGTGLNLTRAAHVVHFDRWWNPAVEAQATDRAYRIGQTRPVQVHRIITEGTIEDRIAEMLSRKQQLADAVLGSGEAALTELTDAELADLVALRGSE; this is encoded by the coding sequence GTGACATCCCTCCCCGCGGTCACGCCCGCCCGGCTCTCGTCCCTGTCGCGCTGCGCAGCGGTTTTCCTGCCGTCGGATCCGCCGCGGGCCGGGCGGGTCGCCTTCTGGCGTCCCGATGGCGAGCCCGTGGACGAGGCTGCTGAGCCCCTGGAGGTCGTTCTGCCGGACGAGGGGGGCGGGGTATCCCTGTGCGAGGTCCCGGCGCTCTTCCTGACGGTCGCCGAGGCGGTGCCGGTGCTCACCCGGGCGCGGGCCGCACGGGGCGCCCATCCGGCTGCCGCCTTCTGGGGAGCCGCGTCCGTACTGGCGCTGCAGCTCGCCGCGCGCGGGCGGCTGCTGCCGGGGGTGAGTCCCGACGGGTACGACGCCTGGCGGCTGGGTCCGCTCGATCCGGGGGACGTCGAGCGGCTGCGTGATCTCGCCGCGGCGATGCCGCCGTATGCGCACGCCGTCCCGCTGCCGGATGCCGAGCCGTGGACGCTGCCCGACCCCGAGCGGCAGGTGCGGGCCTTCCTCGACGCGGTGGCGGACGGGCTGCCGCGCTCCCCCGGCGCGGCGCTGGTCACCGGCGCGCCGGCGTTCGCGGTGAGGGCTCCGCAGCACATCCCCGAACAGCGCGCCTGGGCCGCGGATGTCGCCGCGGGGCATGACGCGGGCGTACGGATCTCGCTGCGGGTGGAGGTGCGGGGCGCGGAGGCCGGTTCGGGTGAGGTGGATGGTGACGACGGGGCGGGGTCGGCGGATGCGCGCATGACCTTCGTCGCGGTTCTCCAGTTGCACAGCCTCACCGATCCGACGCTGGTCGCGGATGCGGCCGAGGTGTGGGCGGGGGCGCCGTCCGCCGGGCAGGCGATGGGGCCGCGGGCGCGGATGGACACGCTGCTGGCGTTGCGTCGTGCGGCGGAGGTCTGGGCGCCGCTCACCCCGTTGTTGTCCGCTGCGGTGCCCGGGGCGCTGGAACTCGCCGAGGAAGAGGTCGCGGAGCTGCTCGGTCCGGCCGGTCGTGCGCTGGCCGCGGCGGGGGTGCAGGTGCACTGGCCGAAGGAACTGGCGCGCAAGCTGACCAGCCGGGCCGTGGTGGGGCCGCCCGAGTGGGACGGGCCCCAGTCGGGGCTGCCTTCGCTGTTGTCGGCGGATGCCCTGCTCTCCTTCAGCTGGCGGTTCGCGGTGGGCGGCCAGGAGATCGACCGGAGCGAGCTGGAACGGCTCGCGGAGGCGGGACGGCCGCTGGTCCGGCTGCACGACCAGTGGGTGCTGATCGACCCGGAGACGGTGCGGGCCGCCCGGGACCGGCCGGACCGTAAGGTCACGCCGCTCGATGCGCTCGGCGCCGCGCTCACCGGAAGCGCCGAGGCCCCGGACGGCGGCCGGGTGGAGGTGGAGGCCTCCGGATGGCTGGCCCGGCTGCGCGACCGGCTGGCCGATCCGGAGAGCGGTGGCGCGGAGTCCGTCCGCCAGCCGGCGGCCCTCACCGCGACGCTGCGCGACTACCAGGTGCGCGGACTCGGCTGGCTGCACCGGACGACGTCACTGGGGCTGGGGGCCGCTCTCGCCGACGACATGGGACTGGGGAAGACGATCACGCTCATCGCGCTGCATCTGCACCGGCAGAGCGTCCCCGGGGCGGCGGGCCCCACGCTCGTCGTCTGCCCCACCTCCCTCATGGGCAACTGGCAGCGGGAGATCGAGAAGTTCGCTCCGGGCACGCCGGTGCGCCGCTTCCACGCCGGGCGGCGCAGCCTGGCGGATCTGGCGGACGGCGCGTTCGTGCTCACCACCTACGGAACGATGCGGCTCGATGCCGGGAAGCTGGCGGAGGTGGGCTGGGGGCTGGTCGTCGCCGACGAGGCGCAGCACATCAAGAACCCCTTCTCCGCGACCGCCAAGGCCCTGCGGACCCTGCCCGCCGAGGCCCGGGTGGCGCTGACCGGCACCCCGGTGGAGAACAACCTGTCGGAGCTGTGGGCGATCCTGGACTGGACGACGCCCGGACTGCTGGGGCCGCTGAGCCGGTTCCGTACGCGGTATGCGCAGGTCATCGAGGGCGGGGCGGCGGCGTCCCCGGAGGCGGGTGCGGCGGCAGAGCGACTGGCCCGGCTGGTGCGGCCGTTCCTGTTGCGCCGCCGTAAGTCCGATCCGGGGATCGCGCCGGAGCTGCCGCCCAAGACGGAGACCGATCGCGCGGTGGCGCTGACCAGGGAACAGGCCGGGCTCTACGAGGCCGTGGTGCGCGAGGGGCTCGACGAGATCGCCGGGACGGACGGGTTCGCCCGCCGCGGGCTGGTGGTCAAGCTGCTCACCTCGCTCAAGCAGATCTGCAACCACCCCGCGCAGTACCTCAAGGAGAACGGGCCGGCGGACGGCGACCGGGCGGGGGCGGTGCGGATCGCAGGACGTTCGGGGAAGGTCGAGCTGCTGGACGAGCTGCTGGACGCCGTCCTGGCCGAGGGGTCGAGCGTGCTGGTGTTCACGCAGTACGTGCAGATGGCACGGCTGCTGGAGCGTCATCTGGCGGCACGCGGGGTGCCGACGCAGTTCCTGCACGGGGGCACCCCGGTGGCTCGCCGCGAGGAGATGGTGCAGCGCTTCCAGGACGGCGCGGTGCCGGTCTTCCTGCTGTCGTTGAAGGCGGCGGGCACCGGTTTGAACCTCACCCGGGCGGCGCATGTCGTGCACTTCGACCGCTGGTGGAATCCGGCGGTCGAGGCGCAGGCCACCGACCGCGCGTACCGCATCGGGCAGACCCGGCCGGTGCAGGTCCACCGGATCATCACGGAGGGCACGATCGAGGACCGGATCGCCGAAATGCTCTCCCGTAAACAGCAGTTGGCCGACGCGGTGCTGGGGTCCGGTGAGGCCGCGCTGACCGAACTCACCGACGCCGAGCTGGCGGACCTGGTCGCGCTGCGAGGGAGTGAGTGA
- a CDS encoding PPOX class F420-dependent oxidoreductase — protein MAHKMTKDEWQRFLSEGTRTGKLATVRADGSPHLAPVWFLMDGDELVFNTGADTVKGRNLARDGRVALCVDDERPPFAFVSVQGTAEISDDLPDVRDWATRIAARYMGEDRAEEYGARNGVPGEVVVRVRIDKVVALGGVAS, from the coding sequence ATGGCACACAAGATGACGAAGGATGAGTGGCAGAGGTTCCTTTCCGAGGGCACGCGCACCGGCAAGCTGGCGACCGTACGGGCCGACGGCAGCCCGCACCTCGCCCCGGTGTGGTTCCTCATGGACGGTGATGAGCTGGTGTTCAACACCGGCGCGGACACGGTCAAGGGCCGCAATCTCGCCCGCGACGGCAGGGTGGCCCTGTGCGTCGACGACGAACGGCCGCCGTTCGCTTTCGTTTCCGTGCAGGGCACGGCGGAGATCAGCGACGATCTGCCGGACGTGCGTGACTGGGCGACCCGGATCGCGGCGCGCTACATGGGCGAGGACCGTGCCGAGGAGTACGGCGCCCGCAACGGCGTTCCGGGCGAGGTGGTGGTCCGGGTCAGGATCGACAAGGTCGTCGCCCTCGGGGGTGTCGCGAGCTGA
- a CDS encoding oxygenase MpaB family protein, whose product MRRYDWLREIRRLDPERDFLRIYRIIATHEFPWDFTRALELALYRTYAVPSIGRLLAETAELTGRTQKRYDDTALLLDAVVEHGFDGEDGRTAIRRINQMHRSYDISNEDMRYVLCTFVVMPKRWLDAYGWRRLTAHEQQAVAVYYRTLGRHMGITELPQTYEDFERCLDAYEEAHFGWDEGARRVSDATLDLMAGWYGPLAPVVRGASMALLDDSLLAAFRYEHPRPVVRKTVRTALKLRAKAVRLLPPRRTPHYARQNPEIKGYPNGFRVADLGTFPTSRRTGTCPVPHTEGPPAP is encoded by the coding sequence GTGCGGCGCTACGACTGGTTGCGGGAGATCCGGCGGCTCGACCCGGAGCGCGACTTCCTGCGGATCTACCGCATCATCGCGACCCATGAATTCCCCTGGGACTTCACCAGGGCCCTGGAACTGGCGCTCTACCGCACCTACGCCGTGCCGAGCATCGGCCGACTGCTGGCCGAAACCGCCGAGCTGACGGGCCGTACGCAAAAGCGCTACGACGACACCGCCCTCCTCCTGGACGCGGTCGTCGAGCACGGCTTCGACGGCGAGGACGGCCGGACGGCGATCCGCCGTATCAACCAGATGCACCGCAGCTACGACATCAGCAACGAGGACATGCGCTATGTCCTGTGCACGTTCGTGGTGATGCCCAAGCGGTGGCTCGACGCCTATGGCTGGCGGCGGCTGACCGCACACGAACAGCAAGCCGTCGCCGTCTACTACCGCACCCTCGGCCGCCATATGGGCATCACCGAACTCCCGCAGACCTACGAGGACTTCGAGCGCTGCCTCGACGCCTACGAGGAGGCCCACTTCGGCTGGGACGAGGGCGCCCGGAGGGTGTCGGACGCCACGCTGGACCTGATGGCGGGGTGGTACGGCCCGCTCGCTCCGGTGGTGCGCGGAGCGAGCATGGCCCTCCTGGACGACTCGCTGCTGGCGGCGTTCCGTTACGAGCACCCCAGACCGGTGGTCCGGAAGACGGTACGCACCGCCCTGAAACTGCGCGCCAAGGCCGTGCGACTGCTGCCGCCCCGCCGCACTCCGCACTACGCCCGCCAGAACCCCGAGATCAAGGGCTATCCGAACGGCTTCCGAGTGGCCGACCTCGGTACCTTCCCCACCTCCCGCCGCACCGGCACCTGTCCGGTACCGCATACGGAGGGCCCACCGGCCCCCTGA
- a CDS encoding roadblock/LC7 domain-containing protein, whose product MALSSGLDWLLDDLTKRVQKVRHALVLSNDGLVTGASEGLQREDAEHLAAVASGLHSLAKGSGLHFGIGRVRQTMVEFDDGVLFVTAAGDGSCLCVLARADADMGQVAYEMTLLVNRVGEHLGVAVRQPESYPQV is encoded by the coding sequence ATGGCATTGAGCAGCGGACTCGACTGGCTGCTGGACGATCTGACCAAGCGGGTGCAGAAGGTGCGGCACGCGTTGGTGCTCTCCAACGACGGGCTGGTCACCGGGGCGAGCGAGGGACTGCAGCGGGAGGACGCCGAGCATCTCGCGGCGGTCGCCTCGGGACTGCACAGCCTCGCGAAGGGATCGGGGCTCCACTTCGGAATCGGCCGGGTGCGCCAGACCATGGTCGAGTTCGACGACGGGGTGTTGTTCGTGACGGCGGCGGGCGACGGCAGCTGTCTGTGCGTGCTGGCGCGTGCCGACGCCGACATGGGCCAGGTCGCCTACGAAATGACGCTGTTGGTCAACCGCGTCGGGGAGCATCTGGGCGTCGCGGTCCGCCAGCCGGAAAGTTATCCACAGGTCTGA
- a CDS encoding GTP-binding protein, whose protein sequence is MNAAQGAPADAAPDPDAELALKVLVAGGFGVGKTTLVGSVSEIHPLRTEERLSEVGETVDDTGGVDDKGTTTVAMDFGRITIRQGLSLYLFGTPGQDRFWFLWDDLSEGALGAVVLADTRRLQDCFPAVDYFERRAIPFLVAVNCFAEARSYGADEVARALDLDRATPVVLCDARDRDSGKEVLVRLVEHAGRRHSTRMLDSVG, encoded by the coding sequence ATGAACGCCGCACAAGGGGCCCCGGCGGACGCAGCCCCGGACCCCGACGCCGAGCTGGCCCTGAAGGTCTTAGTCGCGGGCGGCTTCGGCGTGGGCAAGACGACCCTGGTGGGCTCGGTCAGCGAGATCCACCCGCTGCGCACGGAGGAGCGCCTCAGCGAGGTGGGCGAGACGGTGGACGACACCGGGGGAGTGGACGACAAGGGCACCACCACGGTGGCGATGGACTTCGGCCGCATCACCATCAGGCAGGGCCTGTCCCTCTACCTCTTCGGCACCCCCGGACAGGACCGCTTCTGGTTCCTGTGGGACGACCTGTCGGAAGGCGCGCTGGGTGCCGTGGTGCTGGCCGATACCCGGCGGCTGCAGGACTGCTTTCCGGCCGTCGACTACTTCGAGCGCCGCGCGATCCCGTTCCTGGTCGCCGTCAACTGCTTTGCCGAGGCGCGGTCCTACGGGGCCGACGAGGTGGCCCGCGCGCTGGACCTGGACCGTGCTACCCCGGTCGTGCTCTGTGACGCGAGGGACCGCGACTCCGGCAAGGAAGTGCTGGTCCGGCTCGTCGAGCACGCGGGGCGGCGGCACTCCACCCGGATGCTGGACTCGGTGGGGTGA
- a CDS encoding SWIM zinc finger family protein, translated as MDLGQEYADKGGSAAGERTFAALPAARGGAFARSWWGQAWLKALEDTALDGAQLKLGRRHARAGAVGAVTVRPGRITAVVQDRDHTRHRSDVLLPQVGAADWDRFLDMVADRAGHIAALLDRDMPPVLVEDAAAAGIELLPGIGDLESECSCGAWDHCAHSTALCYQLARLLDQDPFVLLLLRGRGERELLDELQARNAARAEEAAGADAAAEQLRPGVPAAEAYAARDILPPLPAAPPPVAAPGTPPVLGGGTPPAAGVAVDALEFLIGDAAARAQRLLADALSAWHPDDPPPPVLTPAQDAVRLAAGAPGEAICARLAAGSGRDARGLALAVRAWELGGTAGLAVLEEDWTPAPGTLARATDRLAAAWEDGEPRPRLRAAGNRWTVVGGGAQLRYGQDGRWWPYRWEDGQWAPAGPASDDPAGAWAGLTAESAE; from the coding sequence ATGGACCTGGGCCAGGAGTACGCGGACAAGGGGGGCTCGGCGGCCGGTGAGCGGACGTTCGCTGCCTTGCCGGCGGCGCGCGGAGGGGCCTTCGCGCGCAGTTGGTGGGGGCAGGCGTGGCTCAAGGCGCTGGAGGACACCGCGCTGGACGGCGCGCAGTTGAAGCTGGGCCGGCGGCATGCGCGGGCCGGTGCGGTCGGCGCGGTGACGGTACGCCCCGGCCGGATCACCGCGGTCGTCCAGGACCGCGACCATACGCGGCACCGGTCCGACGTCCTGCTGCCGCAGGTCGGCGCGGCGGACTGGGACCGGTTCCTGGACATGGTCGCGGACCGGGCCGGGCACATCGCGGCGCTGCTGGACCGTGACATGCCGCCGGTGCTCGTCGAGGACGCGGCCGCCGCCGGGATCGAACTGCTGCCGGGCATCGGCGACCTGGAGTCGGAGTGCAGCTGCGGCGCCTGGGACCACTGCGCGCATTCGACCGCGCTGTGCTACCAGTTGGCGCGGCTGCTCGACCAGGACCCGTTCGTCCTGCTGCTGTTGCGCGGCCGGGGTGAGCGGGAGCTGCTGGACGAGCTGCAGGCACGCAACGCGGCACGGGCGGAGGAGGCGGCGGGCGCGGACGCGGCGGCGGAACAGCTGCGTCCGGGGGTACCGGCGGCCGAGGCGTATGCGGCGCGTGACATTCTGCCGCCGCTGCCCGCGGCGCCGCCGCCGGTCGCCGCGCCGGGCACCCCGCCGGTGCTCGGCGGCGGCACCCCGCCCGCGGCCGGGGTGGCGGTGGACGCGCTGGAGTTCCTGATCGGGGACGCGGCGGCGCGCGCCCAGCGGTTGCTGGCGGACGCGCTCTCCGCCTGGCATCCGGACGACCCGCCGCCGCCCGTGCTCACGCCCGCCCAGGATGCGGTGCGGCTGGCCGCGGGCGCCCCCGGGGAGGCCATATGCGCGCGGCTGGCAGCCGGTTCGGGGCGCGATGCGCGGGGGCTGGCACTGGCCGTACGGGCCTGGGAGCTGGGCGGCACGGCCGGGCTCGCGGTCCTGGAGGAGGACTGGACGCCGGCGCCCGGGACACTGGCGCGCGCCACCGACCGGCTCGCGGCCGCCTGGGAGGACGGCGAACCCCGGCCCCGTCTGCGGGCCGCCGGCAACCGCTGGACGGTGGTCGGCGGCGGGGCCCAGCTGCGTTACGGACAGGACGGCCGCTGGTGGCCGTATCGCTGGGAGGACGGGCAGTGGGCACCCGCGGGGCCGGCGTCGGACGATCCGGCGGGCGCGTGGGCGGGCTTGACGGCCGAGTCGGCGGAGTAG